The stretch of DNA TCTTTAGAGCTTCAAAATCAACCACACGAACCCTTATTTTACACACTCAATGATGCCAAAAGTGAATTATTGAGAACCAAATCTATTCTCGCATCACAAATTGGAATCACCTATTCAGAAGAAAACCTAATGCAGCAATTGGACGCAAAGGGTAGATACGAAAATACCATTTTAGCCATTCAAAATTTTCTCAAAGTCTTATCATTGCTTCAACCATTGGTGATACACTTAGAAGACAGTCAATGGCTGGATAATGATTCCATTGCTTTACTACAAAAACTGGTCAACAATTTGGAAAGTTACCCTATCGCCCTATTGAGTACAGCTCGCTACAAAGACGATGGAAGTCAGGCACTTTTACCCTTCAAAAACTTGTCAAATCACATTATAGAATTGACCTATTTGCAGCCCAAACAAGTGAAAGCCTTAGCCGAAACACAGTTGAACCAACACAACAACAATGGTTGGATTCCTTTGAGTAAGCCACTTTTGAAAGTATTGGTAGAACGCTCCAAAGGCAATCCTTTTTTTGTAGAACAGTTACTGCGGTTTTTTGGCGAAAACCAATGGCTGCAAAACCGTACTGGAACTTGGCAACTTACCCAACAGGTTGACAGTGTTCCAGATAGCATTCAAGCATTGCTGATGGCACGCATTGACCGCCTTTCCAAACAGGTAAAAGAAGTGACAAAAGTAGCTGCTGTTTTGGGGCGAGAGTTTGACATTCAGTTATTATCAGCCATACTTCATCGCAACGTTTTGGCAGAAACCAAAGTTGCCGAAACCGAACAAATATGGCATTTGTTACAAGGAGTAAAAGGCATTTTTAGGCATACCTTGTTGAGAGACATGGCGTATGATATGCAATTGAAGGAACGTTTACGGCAATTACATCAATTGGCAGCAGTGGCAATGGAAGGGCTTTACTCTAAGAATCATGAAGAAAAATATGCCGATATTGCTTTTCACTATGAAAAAGCCGAAACCACTATCAAATCCATTGAGTACCTCGAAAAAGCAGGTATGTACGCCCAAGAAAATTTTCAGAACCAACAGGCTTTAGACCTTTTTGAGCGTTTGTTGAAACAACTTCAAAATCTGAAAGACCCCGATTTGACATGGAAAATACTCTTGAAAAAAGCGGCGGTTCTTCGGACAATTGGCAAATGGGATGCCGCCCAAGAAGTCTATGAAGATGCAATGGAACTGGCAAGAATGTTCAAAAATGAAGCCTATATAATCGAAATTCAATTCAATCTTGCCCGAATTTTCAGTTTGCAGGGAAAGTATCAAACCTCATTGAATCTTTACCAACAAATCCTAACTGCCTATAAATCCACCAACAACAAAACACAGATTGCCAATACTATAGGCTATATGGGCGTGGTGCATATCAATCTTTCGGAGTATGAGAAAGCGGCCAAATGTTTTCAACAGCAAATTAGCTTGGCAAGTGAATTGGGCGATGAAAAAAACCATGCAACGGCTTTGGGAAACCTCGGCAGTCTTTTCAATCAAATTGGCAATCATGAAGCGGCAATGGACTGTTATCGAAAAAGCTACGAACTATTTGAAAAAATAGGCTCCCCACAAAATGCGGCCATGAATCTCGCCAATATGGGAACGATTGCCACGGTTAAGGATGATTATGATTCGGCAATGGATTACTACCAAAAAAGCCTCAAAAGATTCGAAAAAACTGGCTATCAACATGGAATAGCTTACACGATTGTTAACATCGGATATACATTTATGCAAAAAGGTTTGTACAATGAAGCTTTTTCCTATTATGAGAAAAGTTTGCGCCTATCTTTACAAATGAAAGACCGCCGATTGCAGGCTTTTGCAGAAGGAAATATAGGAATGGTGCATTACCATAAAAACAATTGCGAACTGGCCTTGCCCTATTTAGACAAAGCTATTGAAGGACATCACCACATTGGCTTCAAATATTCTCTAGCAGAATGGTACTGGGCAAAAGCATTGTGTTTGTATGAGTTGATGACATATTCACGGGCGTTGGATTGGGTGAAACAGTCTATAGATATCAGCCGAGAGATTACAAGAACGGACATGTTGTTTAAAGCACAATTATTGAAGGGAAAAATACACTTCAAAATGGGTGAACAAATCACTGCAACGGCACAATTGCAGACTCTGCTGGACAATAGTGAGGAAGAGGAAGAAAAGGCTTTTATTCATTTTGAACTTTGGCAAATGTATGAACAACAAGTTCTTCAACAAAAAAAGGCTTCCAAAGCAAGGAACACTTCGGAAGCCTCTAATCTAACCCACAAAGAAAAAAGTATGCTGTCAATAATGGCAGAAAACCACCATCAAAAAGCCCTACATTTGTTTCAGCAGTTGTTTGCAATCAAAGCCAAACAAGAATTTGAAGGAAAAATAAACCTGCTGAAAGCGTCCTAATTTGGGCGTTTTTCTTTGGAGTCTTTGATTTTTTGCGATTCTTTAGCCAATGCTTGGACATTGAGCATATCGCCAATGAGCAAAGGTTGATAATGCTCACTTTTGAGGGAATTTGGAGAAGGATAAAAATTATTGTTCAAAGAATTGAAAGAAGAGGTTATCATGAATTTTAAGGTTTGGTTTATGCTGACTAAGATACAATAATTTTGCGGATTTTGCAATAGTAAAAACGCAAAAATTGGTGCATTTCTAATTTTTTAGAAAATCCTCAATAACTGCTGCCAGTCTATCAGGTCGTGGACTAAAAATATCGTGGTCATTTTCCTCCAATATTTCAAGTCGCAAATCAGGCACTAGTTTTTGCATATAAGGGATGGCTTCGCTTGGAAAAAGACTGCCTTCTTTTCCTCCTTTCACCAACATCACTGGGCAGGTAATCTGCTCAAAATCACCAGCGGCCTCCGTATATTCTCCTTCATTCACCAATCCATCTATGGCAATTTCTGAAATGGCTCTATCTGCATGTTTTCGTACCATTACAGCCCAATTCTCATTGAATGGGGGGAAATAAGGTGCGTAATCACCCATAATTAGCCCTTTCACCTTGTCCTGTATAGTCGCAGCTACCCTGACTCCAACAGTACTCCCTATGGAGTAACCAAATAAATAACAATTGTTTATGTTCAGCTCACGCATTACTGCCAAAACATCGGAGGCATGGTCGTCCAATGTATAACCCGATTTTGGAGAATCACTTTTGCCTCGTCCTCTGAGACTTACAATGATATGATGGTGCAATAATTTTCCATATAGAGCCTCCTCAATTTCTTCGGCAGAATTAGTCGCACCGGGAATGATGATTAAGGGAATATTGTTTTCTTGACGGTTGAACTCAATGCAGTGGATTTTGGCATTTGTATTGTCGATAAAGTGTTCTTGTTTTGTCATGATTAAGAAGTTATTATAATTTTAGATGAGCTTTGTATTTCAGCACATTAACAGAGATGTGAAAAGAAAAGTTCCTTTTAGATACAATCCTTTCACAACCTTCAAGTCCTTTTCTCCACTTTCTTCAAACATCGAAAATTATGTAGGTTTTAGCATAGTGTAACTTTACGATAACTTAATGTAAGCTTAACCTTCATATCATAGCTTTTCTCTTACTTTGCACGTCTAATAAGCTGAATTACAATGACGATTTTTTTCTATCAATTGTAATAAGTTTATTTTGAATTATTTATTGAAATAAAATCATAAACATGAATTTTCACAAAAGGCTTTTAGTCCTTTTAATAGCCCTATTTTTCAGTGCTAATTGTTTTGCTCAAAAAGCTCATATTTCAGGAAAAGTAACCGAAAAAACGGCAGCGAACGAAGAAGCAGTTCCATTTGCAACGGTTTCTATTGCAGGAACAACATTGGGTAGCACTACTGACTTTGACGGTGCTTATTCCATTGAAGTTGATGCAGGCACACACCGAGTTGTTTTTAGTTTTGTAGGATTCAAACCCGACACTCTGAATATTACTGTTGCAGAAGGACAAAACCTCACTCTCAATCACGCTTTATCCCAAGAAAATATTCAAATCGAAACTGTGACAGTGAAAGAGAAGGCAAACCGAGAAAGTCAAACGATGAATTTGATTGACCGAAAAAATGCCACGGCTTTGACCCAAAACATTGGTGCAAAAGAGTTGAGTAAAAAAGGGGTGTCGAATGTAGTTGAAGGATTGAAAAAAGTAGCAGGTATTTCAGTTATCGGCAACAAGTATTTTTTGGTGCGAGGCATGGACGACCGATACAACAATGCGCTACTCAATGGACTACCGATTGCTTCCCCTGACCCTGATAAAAAGGTGATTCCTCTCGATATTTTCCCCACCGATATTGTCGAAAACCTTTCCATCTTCAAATCGTATTCACCTCAGTATTATGGAGACGTAGCTGGAGGAACAGTTGCCATCAAAACCAAAGAATATCCGAGTACAAAAACATTGAAGTTGGGCATTGGCGCAGGCTTCAATTCGGTGACAACAGGTAAAAACTTCTTGAGTTCGCCAAGTATTAGTGGCAGTTACTTGGGATTTAGCAAAGATGGACGACAAGCCCCTGCTTCAATTAGCGATATTGCTTCTTATGACAGCCGCAGAGATGGATTATCATTTGACAACAGCAGCAATGGCGTTTACAAAAAAGCCCCAGTAAGCAACAGTTTTGACTTGCTTTTTGGCAATTTCTTCTCCACTGGCAATGATTCTGGCTTGGGTGTTTTGTTGTCCGTAGCCTATGACAATGACTACAGCATCAAAGAAGGAATGTATCGTTTGGTGAACCGACAAGGAGACATTCGCATTGACTATGACTATATCAACTACAGTTTTTCGACCAATACTTCTGCATTGGCGAGCATGACCTATAAGTTCAACGACCGCCACAAAATCACCCTCAATGGGATTTTGGTGAACAGTTCTTCAGATAATTCAAGAGATGCCTATGGCAATCACTTCGATTATTCAAGTCCACTGTTTAGCCGCCGATTTACCTACAATCAAAACACCTTATTGACAGGTCAATTGGGAGGAACACATGATTTATTGAAGGGCAACCGTTTGAAATTGAATTGGTCACAAACCTACAATGTTGCCAAATCAGAAGAACCCGATAGACGACAATTTGTGTTTTTGGATACCGACAACAAAGGGCGAATCTTTAATGACATTGACGTAAACGAAAATCACCGATTTTACAGCAATTTAGAAGAAACTGAAATGGCGAGTAAAGTTGAAGCAGTGTATGATGTAATTCAATACGAAGGAACAGACAAAGCAAAATTGCAGGTGACATTGGGTGGAAACCTAAAATCAAAAGAAAGGGATTTTGACTACCGCCAATTCAACTACAACCTCAAAAACTTTGATCAAGGAGGTTTGGATGTAGATGCGGTTGATACGTACTTAAGTCAATCCAATCACAGTGATGGTGCTTTCTATCTTGACGAAAGAGATGACCCCGCTTCTGCCAATACTTCAAAACTGGATGTTTGGGCAGCCTACTTTTTGGGTGATTACGATTTGATTCCCAATCGCTTGAAGTTGTTGGCGGGTGCACGTTACGAAAGTGCAGAACAGAGCATTGAGTTTAAAAACCAGCAGCAGCCGAGCATCACCGAAAAACCAACCTTGAACGAAGCATACCTTTTGCCTTCTTTGAGCTTCAAATTTACACCAAGCGAAAAGCAAGTTTGGTGGCTTACTGCAAGTCAAACGATTTCACGCCCTGGCTTCAAAGAATTGGCTCCGTTTGAGTATGTAGAATTTTTTGCAGGAGAGCGTACAATTGGTAATCCACTTTTGCAGAACGGCAAAAACTACAATTTCGACTTGAGATATGAGTTGTATCCGACTCGTGGCGAATTGGTTTCGATTTCTGCTTTTGGGAAATACCTTCAAGACCCAATTGAACGCCTCAACATTGCCGCTTCAAGTGGTCGTTTGCAGTCTTTCACCAACATCGAAAGTGCAACTTTGGCGGGTGTTGAATTGGAGTTGAGCAAAAAACTGAACTTTTTGAGCAGCGAAGATTTTACCAATACTTGGACGGCTGGTTTAAATGCTACTTACTTGTATTCTCAAATCAAGATTAATGAAGCCAACAAACTCTTATTGCCTCAAGGTGAAGTAAGTGTGGTGGTGACAAATCCTGACCGAGCATTGCAGGGCGCATCTCCTTACTTGGTCAATTTTGACTTGAGTTACCAAAAACGCAGCGAAAAGTGGAATACAAATGCTACGCTTGTTTACAATGTATTCGGCAAACGTATTCACTCAGTGGGTGTAAAAGCTCCAAATTCAGATGGCGGTTTGGGTGATATTTATGAATTGCCTGTTCACCGATTGGATTTAATCGTGAAAAATGAACTCAATAAAAACATTGGGATTGACCTCAGTGTGAAAAACTTATTGAATCCAAGTACCCGATTGCAGCAAGATACAGATGCGGGTACAATTGAATTGGACAATTACAAAACAGGCATTTCGGCAGGCATCAAATTGTCATACAATTTTTAGAACAGATAAACATAAGTTATCGAACACCGTTTATACCAAGTGTTCGATAACTTATTTTATAACACAAAGTTTATATTCTCTTAACATTGAAAGTTTATTTTTGTGTGTCTTCATAAACATCACAAGACATTCACTCTCTAATATTTAGAATTACATTTTATTATTTTATTATCATAATTAAATTTTTAATTACAATGTTTACAAATAACAACTTTGTAACCAAATGGTCAGGTGTATTCTTGTTTCTCGCATTTTTGGCAGTGGGTTTCTCTGCCTGTACGAAAGAAGACGATACGCCAAGTACTAAAATTTCCGTTGCCTGTGGAGGCGATGTGACAAGTGCTACAAACAATGTCACGATTGCGATTCCCACCGTTTCGGGTGCTTCTGGTAATTTTACGATTACCAATGATGTAACCAATAGTAGTGATGCAAGTGGCGTATATGACAACGGTACCACAACAGTAACGTACACTGTAACAGACGATACTACTGGCGAAACTGCTACTTGTAGTTTTGATGTAACGATTGACAATGGCTTGACTATCACAGATGAAACTATCAATGGAACTTCTTTCCGCAAAGTAGTCGGTACATTGGCTGGCAATTTCACCATGACTGCCGATCAAAACTGGTTGATTTCTGGGGGTATTTTTGTTGACAATGGCGCAACTTTAAATATTGAAGCAGGTACAACTGTGTATGCTGCTGACGATGGCACTACTCCTTTTATTGCCATTCAAAGAGGTGGTAAAATCATGGCACAAGGCACAAAAACAGCTCCTATTGTATTGACTTCTATCAAAGACTTAAGCGGGATTGCTAGCCCTGGTGATTGGGGTGGTCTTATCGTAAATGGCTACGCTACTGTAAACATCGGTGAAGGTGTTGGTGAAGGTGGTACAGGTACGTATGGCTGTGACAACACCAACTGCAATGATGCGGATAACTCTGGTGTGATTCGCTATGTACGTGTAGAATATGCGGGTAAAATTTTGGGTACTGACAATGAATTGAACGGATTTTCCTTCAATGGTGTGGGTAGTGGTACAACCGTAGAGTATGTTCAAGCCTACAAAGGTTCTGATGATGGTTTTGAATTTTTTGGTGGTACAGTGAATGTAAAATATGCTGTTTCTTCAGGAAGTGAAGACGATTCTTTCGATTGGACATTCGGTTGGACAGGAAAAGGTCAGTTTTGGGTAGCCCATCAATTTGGTGTAGCTGGTGATAGAGGTCTTGAAGCAGACAATAATGGTGATGACAATGTTGCTTCTCCTTACTCCAACCCAACATTGTCGAATGTGACTCTTGTTGGTTTTGATGATGGTGATGCTTCAAACACAGGTATGCGTTTGCGTGAAGGTACAAAAGGTAAAATCTACAATGCGATTGTAACAGGTTTCCCTAAATACGGTATTCGTGTATCGAACTCTGATAAAGATGCAGCAAGTACTGTCACTACTGACAACATGACAAATGGTTCATTGGTGGTCAAAAATTCTGTTTTGGCAGGCAATGGCACACCTTGGAAAGATGCTCCTGTTTTTGAAAACGATGCAACCAATACTGTTTTGGCAGGTATGGGTGGCTTGGTTGGCTATGTAGGAACAATTTCTGAAAACGCTAAAGATCCTGGCACTTTAGATTCTTGGTTTTCACCTGGTTCTTTTATTGGAGCGGTGAGAAGCACAGAAGATTGGACTGCGGGGTGGACAAGACAATAATAAGATACAAATCACTTCTTCAACTTGGTTGAGAGAAGAAAAAAAGTACTTTCACTAACCCCAAAATAAATGCGAGTTGCCTTTGATTAGGTGGCTCGCATTTTTTTTATTTCGTTAAGCTTTGAACAAGAAGGTTTAATGAAAAAGAAGCTTGTATTGTGTGAAAATTTGGATTTCGCTATTACTCAACAAAGTCAAGTGTACTTCCTTTCAATTGTGAGTTCTTGTTCAAAGCTACAAAATAAGGATTCACCATCTTCAATTCCGTTTCAGGGTGTAGATGGCTTTAGGTTTATTCCTTTTTGTCAAATTGGAGTATCATTTTCTTCTTGATAATCAGGATTGGGCATCTTCAACTCAATTAGTTGAGTAGTCCAGTCGCTTGTAGAATCTGGCCGTTTTAGTTTTCTTGTAGGAGGAACACCTCTTGTATCTTCACCTCCTCTTGTCCTTCGAGTAGAAGGCATAGGCAGTTCATCTTGCCTCAATATTTGAACCTCAAAAGTGTGGGTGCTGATAATGAGTTGTAGATAATGCGTTTCGGCTTTCCAGTTGTAGTGCTGAATAAAAGCAGATTGGGTATCAGGTATATGTTGACCGCCAACTGCAAAAACCGATTGACCAGCAGGCAATTCCACAACCCCTCCCTCCAAAAATTCAGGCTCTATGCTGAAATCCTGCGCCAAATAGACCAAAGCACAGTAATAATCCCTGTTTGTATTGTTTTGAAGGCGAATACGAATTTCTGCCATACGGTCATTGGTCCCATTCTCTCTTCCCGTGTAATCAATTTGCACCTTGCCATCTTTTACCTCTAAACTTTCTTCTGAACCATCTGCTTGTTTGCTAAAAATCTCTACTTCAAAAGGCGGATTTGGTTGAATATTGCTGTGTGGATTCTCCAAATTTTTGATAGCAGTCCATCGGGCAATGTATTTCAAATAACTGAGTAGCTGTTCTATAGCCGTTTCATCGTATCCTTCAATGTTGGCGGTAATCGGTAAATCATTGAAGGGAAGGCGAATGGCAAAACTATGGTTGCACACATTCACAAAATAATCTGCAAAGTGAGGTTCGTCCACCCATTGCAGAAAAGAAAAATCGTTGTCAGCCGCATGGACATATTCCTTCAATGCTGCAATAACCGTTTCCTCTCCCATACAATAGACATTCAAAGGATTGGCAATCAAACCTGTGACTTTGACCTTGTAGGTGAACAATTCATCCAATTGCATTGTTTCTGAAAAACTGAGTTTGGTATAATCCAACTGCACATCGTGAATTTGAGCCTGTTCGATGGCTTTTTCCTCCACATTCAACAGTTCGATTTTAAGGTGTGGATTGCTTGCCGAAATACCATTGATAGCTCCCTTACCCAATATCCAACTGTACTCATGCACGTTGTAAACAATTGAATCATACTCTTTTTGATGCTGGGTAATGCCTCCCAAAAAAGACTGAAAAGCAAGACCATTTCCGAGTTCATTTCCTTTGGTGTATAGTTGAGGCGTTTGTTTGTAACTGCCCTGAATCTTCAATCGCAACACACTTATCAACTCTTGGTAGCTGATGTCGCCCTTCGTTTGGCGCAACAAAGCCACCAAACCGCTCGTGAAAATCCCCTTCGTTTCTCCGTTACCCCTCACCTCATAGGCAGACTGTTTGTTTTCGCAAGCCGCCAACTGAATGTGATTGCCCTGCGGCAAGACTTCTCCCAAAGCTGCGGCATTTCGGACAGATTCCTCCGAGGTGGTTTCTGCAAAAAGAAAGTCTTCCCATTCTCTGCTGCCAATATCGGCTGCCCGCCTAAAGCTACGAGCAGTGAGTTTGTCCCTTGTGTTGGTGCCTGAATTGCAACAATCAAAAATGGTGATGATTTGTGCCTTGGTTTTTTGGTAGAGTTGGTGAATCATGTAGCGCAGTTCTTTGTCTGCCAAAAAACTACTGGGCTGACTGACCCGACTTTCATGACACACCAAGACTTCCAATTTGTTGTCTTCTTCATGTAGTCTGAAAGCAGGGTGAGCGTCTTCTTGTGCGCCGTGTCCCGAGAAGTAAAAAAGGCAGATGTCGTTTTCGGTGGCTTGACCCAAATGTTCGTTGAAGCGTTGGACAATGTTTTCTTTGGTGGCATTTTCATTGTGTAGTTCTTCAACGCACAATTTGCGGTTTTGTGCTTCTGCAGCTTCGGTGAGGTAGCCTTGTAGGTTGTTGGCATCGTTGATGCAGCCGTTTAGTCCTCTGATGTAGGCGTAGTTGTTGATGGCGACAAATAGGGCATAGATGGAGATGGTTTGGTTTGGCATTTGTTTGACTGTTTTTTTAATGAGTTTTTAAGTGTTTATTTAATTTTCTTGCCATTGTTGAAAGCTCCTGAAAAACAACAATCTAAAACCAATAGCAGATGTTTACAAGACAAAGTCTCAAGGGCTGCATAGAGTTCATTCATGGAGATGAATGCTTGCGCTATCTCGTTTTCATCTGCATCGGCAGGGAGTAAATATCCCTGTGGTAAATCTTCTTCATTGTCAATTGCCACACCATACCCTGCAATAGTAGAAGAAGACTCTATCGTTTTCTCCTACTATTGCAGGTAGTTCACCCAACAAGGTTCTCAATTCATGGACTTTGGCATTTGGGTAGATTGAAGTTTTCTGATTGTAACGTTTTGCTGTGATAATAAAAAAGCCACTGAAAAAGCTTATGTTTAAAGTACGAACCAAACAAGTGCAAATTCAATGGCATCTCAAATTAACAAAAATTGTACGATTGTATTACCGATTTTGGAAAATAAATACGATTCATTTTTAAACGACCCAAAAATAGCTCGCCAAATAATTAGCGAAATATGGGCAACAAGCCCCGAGTTATTTCCTGCACAAATGACTAAAGGTTATGTGCTTAACGGCAAAACTCGGCCGTCGAAAAAAATGAATATCCAAATGCGAAAAATAAAAGTAGCGGGACAAAATTATCAAATACGCCCAAGTTTCATTCTGCCTTATTGCAGAGCGAAGACGTATATAGCTTCTAAAGGCTTGTTCTTAAAGCGGTTCGGTGTTCCTTTCTGGGCATTGGCATTTGCTTTTGGATACAATGCGATGTGGTGGTACCGCCTCTATAATTGTTTTAGTGATTATAGCATTGTAGGCACAACCATCCATGACCCAGAAAAATTACCTTCCGATATTTTAGCAGATGAACACCATGTAAAAATACAAGGTAAAAAAGCTTATGTGGCTACAACTGTGGGACAAAACTGTTTTTTAGGTATGGAAGTTTCTTCTGGCGCAGATGCGGATTCTTTGGAAGAAGCTTATGGTGTATTCAAACAAGAAGCAGAGGATGTGTCATCTGACTACCAACCTAATACAGTAAATACAGATGGGTGGACAGCTACACAGAACGCATGGCAAAAACTCTATCCAAATATTCAAGTCATTGAATGTTTCTTACACGCCTTTCTAAAAATTAGAGACAGAGCTACAAAAAAGATTCAAGACTATTTCAATACAGCAGCAGATAAGGTGTGGGAGGCTTATCGAACTACTTCAAAAAGACAATTCGCACAACATATAAGAAGGCTTCGGGAATGGACAGCTAAGAATGTGCCTTCCTGCCCCATGAAAGATAATATTCTTAAACTCTGTAAAAAGAAAAACAAGTGGTTAGCACATTTTGACTTTCCCAAAGCACACAAAACCTCCAACATGATAGATAGTGCTTGAACGATAAGGCACAAATATTTGATATTGATTAAAATAAAGAGCTTTTTTTGCTTGAATTTTATAGTAGAAATTATTATCTTAGCAATTGCAATATTTGTATAATGTTAATTACGAATCAAATGATGATTTGTCTGTCTATGAGATTCGTGTAAAAAAGTATTACTATCTGATGCGTAAAGAATTTGAAGCACAATTACAATTGGATTCGATTCCTATTGGAGAGGTAGAAATAGATATGCGAAGCCGTCATGAGCTACCTCAACTATTAGCAGGATTACAGCATATTTTCACGAATGAAGCACTTCGAACAGCCGTTCTGAAAGTTTTATCTGAGGCTATTTTGTCAGAAAAAAAAAGCGACGGGTCGTTTGGGAATGAGTTTATGGGAATTATTTGTTTTGGGTTGTTGCCGTCTAAATTTAAATATAGATTATGATAATCTACATGATTTATCGAATAATCACCATTCACTTCGAGGGATATTAGGTGTAGCAACGAGAGGTTATCTACCGAATGTAAAACATTATTGTTTGCAAACAATTAAAGATAATGTTGGTTTCTTACTGAAGATAACCTTAATGAAATCAATAAAATAATAGTTAATGAAGGTCATCAATTAAAAAAAAAGGAAGGTAAAATTTTAGAGTTGAATCTCAAAGCAGATTCGTTTGTAGTAGAACGTCATATTCATTTTCCAACCGATATCCGTTTATTGTGGGATTGTGTACATAAATGTATTGGTTTTATAAAGCTGTTAAAAAGCGTAGTAGACATATCAGGATTACGTAATTATAAATCAATACGTAAAAAAATAAAAAGATTATATACGCTTACAGCAAGAATACATAAACGAAAAGGTAATAATTATATAAAACGCCTTCAAGATTCGACAGAGGAGTATTTGGCAGCAACCTATCCTTTATTAAAGAAAGTGAATGATTTAGTAGAAGCTTTGAGTGAAATAATTG from Chitinophagales bacterium encodes:
- a CDS encoding caspase family protein; protein product: MPNQTISIYALFVAINNYAYIRGLNGCINDANNLQGYLTEAAEAQNRKLCVEELHNENATKENIVQRFNEHLGQATENDICLFYFSGHGAQEDAHPAFRLHEEDNKLEVLVCHESRVSQPSSFLADKELRYMIHQLYQKTKAQIITIFDCCNSGTNTRDKLTARSFRRAADIGSREWEDFLFAETTSEESVRNAAALGEVLPQGNHIQLAACENKQSAYEVRGNGETKGIFTSGLVALLRQTKGDISYQELISVLRLKIQGSYKQTPQLYTKGNELGNGLAFQSFLGGITQHQKEYDSIVYNVHEYSWILGKGAINGISASNPHLKIELLNVEEKAIEQAQIHDVQLDYTKLSFSETMQLDELFTYKVKVTGLIANPLNVYCMGEETVIAALKEYVHAADNDFSFLQWVDEPHFADYFVNVCNHSFAIRLPFNDLPITANIEGYDETAIEQLLSYLKYIARWTAIKNLENPHSNIQPNPPFEVEIFSKQADGSEESLEVKDGKVQIDYTGRENGTNDRMAEIRIRLQNNTNRDYYCALVYLAQDFSIEPEFLEGGVVELPAGQSVFAVGGQHIPDTQSAFIQHYNWKAETHYLQLIISTHTFEVQILRQDELPMPSTRRTRGGEDTRGVPPTRKLKRPDSTSDWTTQLIELKMPNPDYQEENDTPI